A genomic region of Serinus canaria isolate serCan28SL12 chromosome 1A, serCan2020, whole genome shotgun sequence contains the following coding sequences:
- the KCTD17 gene encoding BTB/POZ domain-containing protein KCTD17 isoform X5, translating into MCSALRYSILVAGTASWENYSSHHPFVHVPAKLQFPEPFNEPERMSKEINADDFCITPCTTGVLTGPWSVKTGTGEKPSECQRCGAVALPTAIAAVIFSSAEQTSSSQDSLGSHREDPGPQETRLLRRERQINYRSRHSPTGSTCGSPCTPWGRQTLCREQKSFLCRLCQGEELQSDRDETGAYLIDRDPTYFGPILNFLRHGKLVLDKDMAEEGILEEAEFYNIGPLIRIIKDRMEEKDYTVTQVPPKHVYRVLQCQEEELTQMVSTMSDGWRFEQLVNIGSSYNYGNEDQTEFLCVVSKELYNSPNGLGSEPSHKAKLLQARDLRM; encoded by the exons ATGTGCAGTGCCCTTCGTTACAGCATCCTCGTTGCAGGAACAGCGAGCTGGGAAAACTACAGTTCCCATCACCCTTTTGTGCATGTCCCTGCGAAACTACAGTTCCCAGAACCTTTTAATGAGCCAGAGAGGATGTCCAAGGAAATAAATGCCGACGATTTTTGCATAACACCCTGCACCACCGGAGTGCTGACCGGCCCATGGTCTGTGAAAACGGGAACAGGGGAAAAGCCAAGCGAGTGTCAGCGCTGTGGAGCTGTGGCTTTGCCCACCGCAATAGCCGCAGTGATATTCTCCAGCGCCGAGCAAACTTCCTCCTCTCAGGACTCCCTTGGTAGTCACAGGGAAGATCCTGGTCCCCAGGAAACACGGCTGCTGCGAAGGGAGAGGCAGATAAACTACAGATCCCGGCATTCTCCGACAGGCAGCACCTGCGGCAGTCCCTGCACGCCGTGGGGGAG GCAGACTCTGTGTCGGGAGCAGAAATCTTTCCTGTGTCGCTTGTGCCAGGGCGAGGAGCTGCAGTCGGACCGG GATGAAACTGGTGCATACCTAATAGATCGGGACCCCACTTACTTTGGACCGATTCTGAATTTCCTCCGTCATGGAAAGCTGGTCCTGGATAAAGATATGGCTGAAGAGG GGATCCTTGAAGAAGCTGAGTTCTATAACATTGGTCCTTTGATCCGAATAATCAAGGATCGAATGGAGGAGAAGGACTACACAGTAACACAG GTGCCTCCTAAGCATGTCTACCgtgtgctgcagtgccaggaagaGGAGCTCACTCAGATGGTTTCCACTATGTCAGATGGATGGCGCTTTGAGCAG CTTGTGAACATTGGCTCATCCTATAATTATGGGAATGAGGATCAGACAGAATTCCTGTGCGTGGTCTCCAAGGAGTTGTACAACTCCCCCAATGGCCTGGGCTCTGAGCCCAGCCACAAAGCCAAG CTGTTACAAGCCAGAGATCTGAGGATGTGA
- the KCTD17 gene encoding BTB/POZ domain-containing protein KCTD17 isoform X2 yields the protein MCSALRYSILVAGTASWENYSSHHPFVHVPAKLQFPEPFNEPERMSKEINADDFCITPCTTGVLTGPWSVKTGTGEKPSECQRCGAVALPTAIAAVIFSSAEQTSSSQDSLGSHREDPGPQETRLLRRERQINYRSRHSPTGSTCGSPCTPWGRQTLCREQKSFLCRLCQGEELQSDRDETGAYLIDRDPTYFGPILNFLRHGKLVLDKDMAEEGILEEAEFYNIGPLIRIIKDRMEEKDYTVTQVPPKHVYRVLQCQEEELTQMVSTMSDGWRFEQLVNIGSSYNYGNEDQTEFLCVVSKELYNSPNGLGSEPSHKAKTVHLFGIVLNSLPADPPSCSLPRPSQHCHLPPTLPHSPASSILPSALLVPQGSEWSLPRALSLSAPHFSSSAGMLPVCTPSSCQPELCMSDSLPSCGYGPGL from the exons ATGTGCAGTGCCCTTCGTTACAGCATCCTCGTTGCAGGAACAGCGAGCTGGGAAAACTACAGTTCCCATCACCCTTTTGTGCATGTCCCTGCGAAACTACAGTTCCCAGAACCTTTTAATGAGCCAGAGAGGATGTCCAAGGAAATAAATGCCGACGATTTTTGCATAACACCCTGCACCACCGGAGTGCTGACCGGCCCATGGTCTGTGAAAACGGGAACAGGGGAAAAGCCAAGCGAGTGTCAGCGCTGTGGAGCTGTGGCTTTGCCCACCGCAATAGCCGCAGTGATATTCTCCAGCGCCGAGCAAACTTCCTCCTCTCAGGACTCCCTTGGTAGTCACAGGGAAGATCCTGGTCCCCAGGAAACACGGCTGCTGCGAAGGGAGAGGCAGATAAACTACAGATCCCGGCATTCTCCGACAGGCAGCACCTGCGGCAGTCCCTGCACGCCGTGGGGGAG GCAGACTCTGTGTCGGGAGCAGAAATCTTTCCTGTGTCGCTTGTGCCAGGGCGAGGAGCTGCAGTCGGACCGG GATGAAACTGGTGCATACCTAATAGATCGGGACCCCACTTACTTTGGACCGATTCTGAATTTCCTCCGTCATGGAAAGCTGGTCCTGGATAAAGATATGGCTGAAGAGG GGATCCTTGAAGAAGCTGAGTTCTATAACATTGGTCCTTTGATCCGAATAATCAAGGATCGAATGGAGGAGAAGGACTACACAGTAACACAG GTGCCTCCTAAGCATGTCTACCgtgtgctgcagtgccaggaagaGGAGCTCACTCAGATGGTTTCCACTATGTCAGATGGATGGCGCTTTGAGCAG CTTGTGAACATTGGCTCATCCTATAATTATGGGAATGAGGATCAGACAGAATTCCTGTGCGTGGTCTCCAAGGAGTTGTACAACTCCCCCAATGGCCTGGGCTCTGAGCCCAGCCACAAAGCCAAG acCGTCCATCTATTCGGGATTGTGCTAAACTCTCTTCCTGCGgaccctccctcctgctcccttccgcgtccatcccagcactgccatctACCTCCCACATTGCCCCACTCGCCAGCCTCCAGcatccttccctctgctctccttgtCCCTCAGGGCTCAGAGTGGTCTCTGCCCAGGGCCctgtctctctctgctcctcacttttcctcctctgcaggtaTGTTACCTGtctgcactcccagctcctgccagcctgagcTCTGCATGAGTGACTCACTTCCCTCTTGTGGGTATGGCCCTGGTTTGTAG
- the KCTD17 gene encoding BTB/POZ domain-containing protein KCTD17 isoform X1: protein MCSALRYSILVAGTASWENYSSHHPFVHVPAKLQFPEPFNEPERMSKEINADDFCITPCTTGVLTGPWSVKTGTGEKPSECQRCGAVALPTAIAAVIFSSAEQTSSSQDSLGSHREDPGPQETRLLRRERQINYRSRHSPTGSTCGSPCTPWGRQTLCREQKSFLCRLCQGEELQSDRDETGAYLIDRDPTYFGPILNFLRHGKLVLDKDMAEEGILEEAEFYNIGPLIRIIKDRMEEKDYTVTQVPPKHVYRVLQCQEEELTQMVSTMSDGWRFEQLVNIGSSYNYGNEDQTEFLCVVSKELYNSPNGLGSEPSHKAKNTEEDLEEEEQEVEEEAEAEAEAEEKDRPSIRDCAKLSSCGPSLLLPSASIPALPSTSHIAPLASLQHPSLCSPCPSGLRVVSAQGPVSLCSSLFLLCRYVTCLHSQLLPA, encoded by the exons ATGTGCAGTGCCCTTCGTTACAGCATCCTCGTTGCAGGAACAGCGAGCTGGGAAAACTACAGTTCCCATCACCCTTTTGTGCATGTCCCTGCGAAACTACAGTTCCCAGAACCTTTTAATGAGCCAGAGAGGATGTCCAAGGAAATAAATGCCGACGATTTTTGCATAACACCCTGCACCACCGGAGTGCTGACCGGCCCATGGTCTGTGAAAACGGGAACAGGGGAAAAGCCAAGCGAGTGTCAGCGCTGTGGAGCTGTGGCTTTGCCCACCGCAATAGCCGCAGTGATATTCTCCAGCGCCGAGCAAACTTCCTCCTCTCAGGACTCCCTTGGTAGTCACAGGGAAGATCCTGGTCCCCAGGAAACACGGCTGCTGCGAAGGGAGAGGCAGATAAACTACAGATCCCGGCATTCTCCGACAGGCAGCACCTGCGGCAGTCCCTGCACGCCGTGGGGGAG GCAGACTCTGTGTCGGGAGCAGAAATCTTTCCTGTGTCGCTTGTGCCAGGGCGAGGAGCTGCAGTCGGACCGG GATGAAACTGGTGCATACCTAATAGATCGGGACCCCACTTACTTTGGACCGATTCTGAATTTCCTCCGTCATGGAAAGCTGGTCCTGGATAAAGATATGGCTGAAGAGG GGATCCTTGAAGAAGCTGAGTTCTATAACATTGGTCCTTTGATCCGAATAATCAAGGATCGAATGGAGGAGAAGGACTACACAGTAACACAG GTGCCTCCTAAGCATGTCTACCgtgtgctgcagtgccaggaagaGGAGCTCACTCAGATGGTTTCCACTATGTCAGATGGATGGCGCTTTGAGCAG CTTGTGAACATTGGCTCATCCTATAATTATGGGAATGAGGATCAGACAGAATTCCTGTGCGTGGTCTCCAAGGAGTTGTACAACTCCCCCAATGGCCTGGGCTCTGAGCCCAGCCACAAAGCCAAG AACACAGAGGAGGacctggaggaggaagagcaggaggtggaggaggaggcagaggcagaagcagaagcagaggagaaag acCGTCCATCTATTCGGGATTGTGCTAAACTCTCTTCCTGCGgaccctccctcctgctcccttccgcgtccatcccagcactgccatctACCTCCCACATTGCCCCACTCGCCAGCCTCCAGcatccttccctctgctctccttgtCCCTCAGGGCTCAGAGTGGTCTCTGCCCAGGGCCctgtctctctctgctcctcacttttcctcctctgcaggtaTGTTACCTGtctgcactcccagctcctgccagcctga
- the KCTD17 gene encoding BTB/POZ domain-containing protein KCTD17 isoform X6, whose product MRMEGREEMQGAVGLRCTWDIPPPAGTQAKWVRLNVGGTVFLTTRQTLCREQKSFLCRLCQGEELQSDRDETGAYLIDRDPTYFGPILNFLRHGKLVLDKDMAEEGILEEAEFYNIGPLIRIIKDRMEEKDYTVTQVPPKHVYRVLQCQEEELTQMVSTMSDGWRFEQLVNIGSSYNYGNEDQTEFLCVVSKELYNSPNGLGSEPSHKAKNTEEDLEEEEQEVEEEAEAEAEAEEKDRPSIRDCAKLSSCGPSLLLPSASIPALPSTSHIAPLASLQHPSLCSPCPSGLRVVSAQGPVSLCSSLFLLCRYVTCLHSQLLPA is encoded by the exons atgaggatggagggcagggaggagatgcAGGGCGCCGTGGGGCTACGCTGCACCTGGGACATTCCGCCACCCGCTGGCACCCAGGCCAAGTGGGTGAGGCTCAATGTAGGGGGCACCGTCTTCCTCACCACCAGGCAGACTCTGTGTCGGGAGCAGAAATCTTTCCTGTGTCGCTTGTGCCAGGGCGAGGAGCTGCAGTCGGACCGG GATGAAACTGGTGCATACCTAATAGATCGGGACCCCACTTACTTTGGACCGATTCTGAATTTCCTCCGTCATGGAAAGCTGGTCCTGGATAAAGATATGGCTGAAGAGG GGATCCTTGAAGAAGCTGAGTTCTATAACATTGGTCCTTTGATCCGAATAATCAAGGATCGAATGGAGGAGAAGGACTACACAGTAACACAG GTGCCTCCTAAGCATGTCTACCgtgtgctgcagtgccaggaagaGGAGCTCACTCAGATGGTTTCCACTATGTCAGATGGATGGCGCTTTGAGCAG CTTGTGAACATTGGCTCATCCTATAATTATGGGAATGAGGATCAGACAGAATTCCTGTGCGTGGTCTCCAAGGAGTTGTACAACTCCCCCAATGGCCTGGGCTCTGAGCCCAGCCACAAAGCCAAG AACACAGAGGAGGacctggaggaggaagagcaggaggtggaggaggaggcagaggcagaagcagaagcagaggagaaag acCGTCCATCTATTCGGGATTGTGCTAAACTCTCTTCCTGCGgaccctccctcctgctcccttccgcgtccatcccagcactgccatctACCTCCCACATTGCCCCACTCGCCAGCCTCCAGcatccttccctctgctctccttgtCCCTCAGGGCTCAGAGTGGTCTCTGCCCAGGGCCctgtctctctctgctcctcacttttcctcctctgcaggtaTGTTACCTGtctgcactcccagctcctgccagcctga
- the KCTD17 gene encoding BTB/POZ domain-containing protein KCTD17 isoform X3 — protein sequence MCSALRYSILVAGTASWENYSSHHPFVHVPAKLQFPEPFNEPERMSKEINADDFCITPCTTGVLTGPWSVKTGTGEKPSECQRCGAVALPTAIAAVIFSSAEQTSSSQDSLGSHREDPGPQETRLLRRERQINYRSRHSPTGSTCGSPCTPWGRQTLCREQKSFLCRLCQGEELQSDRDETGAYLIDRDPTYFGPILNFLRHGKLVLDKDMAEEGILEEAEFYNIGPLIRIIKDRMEEKDYTVTQVPPKHVYRVLQCQEEELTQMVSTMSDGWRFEQLVNIGSSYNYGNEDQTEFLCVVSKELYNSPNGLGSEPSHKAKNTEEDLEEEEQEVEEEAEAEAEAEEKGAANP from the exons ATGTGCAGTGCCCTTCGTTACAGCATCCTCGTTGCAGGAACAGCGAGCTGGGAAAACTACAGTTCCCATCACCCTTTTGTGCATGTCCCTGCGAAACTACAGTTCCCAGAACCTTTTAATGAGCCAGAGAGGATGTCCAAGGAAATAAATGCCGACGATTTTTGCATAACACCCTGCACCACCGGAGTGCTGACCGGCCCATGGTCTGTGAAAACGGGAACAGGGGAAAAGCCAAGCGAGTGTCAGCGCTGTGGAGCTGTGGCTTTGCCCACCGCAATAGCCGCAGTGATATTCTCCAGCGCCGAGCAAACTTCCTCCTCTCAGGACTCCCTTGGTAGTCACAGGGAAGATCCTGGTCCCCAGGAAACACGGCTGCTGCGAAGGGAGAGGCAGATAAACTACAGATCCCGGCATTCTCCGACAGGCAGCACCTGCGGCAGTCCCTGCACGCCGTGGGGGAG GCAGACTCTGTGTCGGGAGCAGAAATCTTTCCTGTGTCGCTTGTGCCAGGGCGAGGAGCTGCAGTCGGACCGG GATGAAACTGGTGCATACCTAATAGATCGGGACCCCACTTACTTTGGACCGATTCTGAATTTCCTCCGTCATGGAAAGCTGGTCCTGGATAAAGATATGGCTGAAGAGG GGATCCTTGAAGAAGCTGAGTTCTATAACATTGGTCCTTTGATCCGAATAATCAAGGATCGAATGGAGGAGAAGGACTACACAGTAACACAG GTGCCTCCTAAGCATGTCTACCgtgtgctgcagtgccaggaagaGGAGCTCACTCAGATGGTTTCCACTATGTCAGATGGATGGCGCTTTGAGCAG CTTGTGAACATTGGCTCATCCTATAATTATGGGAATGAGGATCAGACAGAATTCCTGTGCGTGGTCTCCAAGGAGTTGTACAACTCCCCCAATGGCCTGGGCTCTGAGCCCAGCCACAAAGCCAAG AACACAGAGGAGGacctggaggaggaagagcaggaggtggaggaggaggcagaggcagaagcagaagcagaggagaaaggtGCAGCAAATCCCTGa
- the KCTD17 gene encoding BTB/POZ domain-containing protein KCTD17 isoform X7, whose translation MCSALRYSILVAGTASWENYSSHHPFVHVPAKLQFPEPFNEPERMSKEINADDFCITPCTTGVLTGPWSVKTGTGEKPSECQRCGAVALPTAIAAVIFSSAEQTSSSQDSLGSHREDPGPQETRLLRRERQINYRSRHSPTGSTCGSPCTPWGRQTLCREQKSFLCRLCQGEELQSDRDETGAYLIDRDPTYFGPILNFLRHGKLVLDKDMAEEGILEEAEFYNIGPLIRIIKDRMEEKDYTVTQVPPKHVYRVLQCQEEELTQMVSTMSDGWRFEQLVNIGSSYNYGNEDQTEFLCVVSKELYNSPNGLGSEPSHKAK comes from the exons ATGTGCAGTGCCCTTCGTTACAGCATCCTCGTTGCAGGAACAGCGAGCTGGGAAAACTACAGTTCCCATCACCCTTTTGTGCATGTCCCTGCGAAACTACAGTTCCCAGAACCTTTTAATGAGCCAGAGAGGATGTCCAAGGAAATAAATGCCGACGATTTTTGCATAACACCCTGCACCACCGGAGTGCTGACCGGCCCATGGTCTGTGAAAACGGGAACAGGGGAAAAGCCAAGCGAGTGTCAGCGCTGTGGAGCTGTGGCTTTGCCCACCGCAATAGCCGCAGTGATATTCTCCAGCGCCGAGCAAACTTCCTCCTCTCAGGACTCCCTTGGTAGTCACAGGGAAGATCCTGGTCCCCAGGAAACACGGCTGCTGCGAAGGGAGAGGCAGATAAACTACAGATCCCGGCATTCTCCGACAGGCAGCACCTGCGGCAGTCCCTGCACGCCGTGGGGGAG GCAGACTCTGTGTCGGGAGCAGAAATCTTTCCTGTGTCGCTTGTGCCAGGGCGAGGAGCTGCAGTCGGACCGG GATGAAACTGGTGCATACCTAATAGATCGGGACCCCACTTACTTTGGACCGATTCTGAATTTCCTCCGTCATGGAAAGCTGGTCCTGGATAAAGATATGGCTGAAGAGG GGATCCTTGAAGAAGCTGAGTTCTATAACATTGGTCCTTTGATCCGAATAATCAAGGATCGAATGGAGGAGAAGGACTACACAGTAACACAG GTGCCTCCTAAGCATGTCTACCgtgtgctgcagtgccaggaagaGGAGCTCACTCAGATGGTTTCCACTATGTCAGATGGATGGCGCTTTGAGCAG CTTGTGAACATTGGCTCATCCTATAATTATGGGAATGAGGATCAGACAGAATTCCTGTGCGTGGTCTCCAAGGAGTTGTACAACTCCCCCAATGGCCTGGGCTCTGAGCCCAGCCACAAAGCCAAG
- the KCTD17 gene encoding BTB/POZ domain-containing protein KCTD17 isoform X4: MCSALRYSILVAGTASWENYSSHHPFVHVPAKLQFPEPFNEPERMSKEINADDFCITPCTTGVLTGPWSVKTGTGEKPSECQRCGAVALPTAIAAVIFSSAEQTSSSQDSLGSHREDPGPQETRLLRRERQINYRSRHSPTGSTCGSPCTPWGRQTLCREQKSFLCRLCQGEELQSDRDETGAYLIDRDPTYFGPILNFLRHGKLVLDKDMAEEGILEEAEFYNIGPLIRIIKDRMEEKDYTVTQVPPKHVYRVLQCQEEELTQMVSTMSDGWRFEQLVNIGSSYNYGNEDQTEFLCVVSKELYNSPNGLGSEPSHKAKVPAAVSCLFAVLLSPQ; this comes from the exons ATGTGCAGTGCCCTTCGTTACAGCATCCTCGTTGCAGGAACAGCGAGCTGGGAAAACTACAGTTCCCATCACCCTTTTGTGCATGTCCCTGCGAAACTACAGTTCCCAGAACCTTTTAATGAGCCAGAGAGGATGTCCAAGGAAATAAATGCCGACGATTTTTGCATAACACCCTGCACCACCGGAGTGCTGACCGGCCCATGGTCTGTGAAAACGGGAACAGGGGAAAAGCCAAGCGAGTGTCAGCGCTGTGGAGCTGTGGCTTTGCCCACCGCAATAGCCGCAGTGATATTCTCCAGCGCCGAGCAAACTTCCTCCTCTCAGGACTCCCTTGGTAGTCACAGGGAAGATCCTGGTCCCCAGGAAACACGGCTGCTGCGAAGGGAGAGGCAGATAAACTACAGATCCCGGCATTCTCCGACAGGCAGCACCTGCGGCAGTCCCTGCACGCCGTGGGGGAG GCAGACTCTGTGTCGGGAGCAGAAATCTTTCCTGTGTCGCTTGTGCCAGGGCGAGGAGCTGCAGTCGGACCGG GATGAAACTGGTGCATACCTAATAGATCGGGACCCCACTTACTTTGGACCGATTCTGAATTTCCTCCGTCATGGAAAGCTGGTCCTGGATAAAGATATGGCTGAAGAGG GGATCCTTGAAGAAGCTGAGTTCTATAACATTGGTCCTTTGATCCGAATAATCAAGGATCGAATGGAGGAGAAGGACTACACAGTAACACAG GTGCCTCCTAAGCATGTCTACCgtgtgctgcagtgccaggaagaGGAGCTCACTCAGATGGTTTCCACTATGTCAGATGGATGGCGCTTTGAGCAG CTTGTGAACATTGGCTCATCCTATAATTATGGGAATGAGGATCAGACAGAATTCCTGTGCGTGGTCTCCAAGGAGTTGTACAACTCCCCCAATGGCCTGGGCTCTGAGCCCAGCCACAAAGCCAAG
- the MPST gene encoding 3-mercaptopyruvate sulfurtransferase isoform X2 — protein MSQQLLYRALVSAKWLSDAIKSQQAGLALRIVDASWYLPKMKRDPKREFEERHIPGAVFFDIDQCSDRTSPYDHMLPKANDFAEYVGKLGVGNDSHVVVYDGSDQGLFSAPRVWWMFRVFGHEAVSLLDGGLKNWQREGNALTSGKTQVAPSEFHASLDKSLVKTYEDVLDNLDSHQFQLVDARAAGRFRGVEPEPRDGIEPGHVPGSTSIPFTDFLTESGLEKTPEQIRALFQEKKVDLLKPLVATCGSGVTACHVALGAYLCGKPDVAVYDGAWVEWYMRAQPENIISEGKGKTV, from the exons ATGTCGCAACAACTCCTTTACCGAGCTCTGGTATCTGCAAAATGGCTTTCAGATGCCATCAAGTCCCAGCAAGCTGGCCTGGCCTTGAGAATCGTGGATGCATCCTGGTATTTACCGAAGATGAAGCGTGATCCGAAGCGGGAGTTTGAGGAGCGCCACATCCCTGGTGCGGTTTTCTTTGACATTGACCAGTGCAGTGACCGAACCTCGCCTTACGATCACATGCTGCCCAAGGCTAATGACTTTGCCGAGTATGTGGGGAAGCTGGGTGTGGGGAATGATTCCCATGTTGTGGTGTATGATGGCAGCGACCAAGGTCTCTTCTCAGCACCTCGGGTATGGTGGATGTTCCGGGTCTTTGGACATGAAGCTGTCTCCCTTCTGGATGGTGGCCTGAAGAACTGGCAGCGAGAGGGGAATGCACTTACCTCTGGGAAAACCCAGGTAGCTCCATCTGAGTTCCATGCTTCCTTGGACAAGTCCCTGGTGAAAACGTATGAGGACGTCTTAGATAACTTGGATTCCCATCAGTTCCAACTAGTGGATGCCCGTGCTGCAGGACGGTTCCGGGGGGTAGAGCCAGAGCCCCGAGATG gaaTTGAGCCTGGTCATGTCCCTGGGTCAACGAGCATCCCCTTCACCGATTTCCTCACAGAGTCTGGCTTAGAGAAGACCCCTGAGCAGATCCGCGCTCTGTTCCAGGAGAAGAAGGTGGACCTCTTGAAGCCATTGGTAGCCACATGTGGCTCTGGGGTCACTGCCTGCCACGTGGCTCTGGGGGCCTACCTCTGCGGCAAGCCAGATGTCGCAGTGTACGACGGGGCCTGGGTGGAATGGTATATGCGGGCACAGcctgaaaatattatttctgagggaaaggggaaaacagTGTAA
- the MPST gene encoding 3-mercaptopyruvate sulfurtransferase isoform X1, whose amino-acid sequence MALGSERATVDPLSQVESGRIQKLTNLSQDSGAMSQQLLYRALVSAKWLSDAIKSQQAGLALRIVDASWYLPKMKRDPKREFEERHIPGAVFFDIDQCSDRTSPYDHMLPKANDFAEYVGKLGVGNDSHVVVYDGSDQGLFSAPRVWWMFRVFGHEAVSLLDGGLKNWQREGNALTSGKTQVAPSEFHASLDKSLVKTYEDVLDNLDSHQFQLVDARAAGRFRGVEPEPRDGIEPGHVPGSTSIPFTDFLTESGLEKTPEQIRALFQEKKVDLLKPLVATCGSGVTACHVALGAYLCGKPDVAVYDGAWVEWYMRAQPENIISEGKGKTV is encoded by the exons ATGGCACTGGGGTCTGAACGTGCAACTGTGGATCCCTTAAG TCAGGTGGAGTCAGGCAGAATCCAGAAATTGACTAATCTCAGCCAGGACTCGGGAGCGATGTCGCAACAACTCCTTTACCGAGCTCTGGTATCTGCAAAATGGCTTTCAGATGCCATCAAGTCCCAGCAAGCTGGCCTGGCCTTGAGAATCGTGGATGCATCCTGGTATTTACCGAAGATGAAGCGTGATCCGAAGCGGGAGTTTGAGGAGCGCCACATCCCTGGTGCGGTTTTCTTTGACATTGACCAGTGCAGTGACCGAACCTCGCCTTACGATCACATGCTGCCCAAGGCTAATGACTTTGCCGAGTATGTGGGGAAGCTGGGTGTGGGGAATGATTCCCATGTTGTGGTGTATGATGGCAGCGACCAAGGTCTCTTCTCAGCACCTCGGGTATGGTGGATGTTCCGGGTCTTTGGACATGAAGCTGTCTCCCTTCTGGATGGTGGCCTGAAGAACTGGCAGCGAGAGGGGAATGCACTTACCTCTGGGAAAACCCAGGTAGCTCCATCTGAGTTCCATGCTTCCTTGGACAAGTCCCTGGTGAAAACGTATGAGGACGTCTTAGATAACTTGGATTCCCATCAGTTCCAACTAGTGGATGCCCGTGCTGCAGGACGGTTCCGGGGGGTAGAGCCAGAGCCCCGAGATG gaaTTGAGCCTGGTCATGTCCCTGGGTCAACGAGCATCCCCTTCACCGATTTCCTCACAGAGTCTGGCTTAGAGAAGACCCCTGAGCAGATCCGCGCTCTGTTCCAGGAGAAGAAGGTGGACCTCTTGAAGCCATTGGTAGCCACATGTGGCTCTGGGGTCACTGCCTGCCACGTGGCTCTGGGGGCCTACCTCTGCGGCAAGCCAGATGTCGCAGTGTACGACGGGGCCTGGGTGGAATGGTATATGCGGGCACAGcctgaaaatattatttctgagggaaaggggaaaacagTGTAA